Proteins encoded by one window of Streptacidiphilus sp. PB12-B1b:
- a CDS encoding class I tRNA ligase family protein: MAADPALPSGQRVPGTTVVLSPPPTPNGPLHVGHLSGPYLAADIAVRAARRRGEQVFALCGLDDHQNYVLAKAREEGVGVHELRERNADLIRGVLDRVGVVHDGFTEPLADPDYRAAVVGFLDELVASGALPVAEWQTPVCADCPGVLHHAYVSGRCPHCAEPSGGGTCEGCGGYVPASALVDPRCTRCGGPATGLRTVRGPVLRLEDHRAVLEATWIRGVLPPRVRELARRLLRDELPTVPFSYPTDWGIPLPSVPGHRIDVWGEMGLGYLYTVGRRLAPRATGLAEHVAAWRGVDALWAFLGLDNAFYYLALFPALFAAAGLPPEVFGGLVVNEFYRLDGAKFSTSRNHAVWAHELLDQEDPADVRAFLTWDRPSPRPTNFTWERYRAATAAWAAGRAAAAEPDPAELARAEHALTLEHFDAALAARCLLGTGAAAAGGDGLLEVLTGAAGAVVR, translated from the coding sequence ATGGCCGCTGACCCCGCCCTGCCGTCCGGGCAGCGCGTTCCCGGCACCACCGTGGTGCTCTCCCCTCCGCCCACGCCCAACGGCCCGCTGCACGTCGGCCACCTCTCCGGCCCCTACCTGGCGGCCGACATCGCGGTACGGGCCGCCCGCCGCCGCGGCGAGCAGGTCTTCGCCCTCTGCGGCCTGGACGACCACCAGAACTACGTGCTCGCCAAGGCCCGCGAGGAGGGCGTCGGCGTGCACGAGCTGCGCGAGCGCAACGCCGACCTGATCCGCGGCGTCCTCGACCGGGTCGGCGTGGTGCACGACGGCTTCACCGAGCCGCTGGCCGACCCCGACTACCGGGCGGCGGTGGTGGGCTTCCTCGACGAGCTGGTGGCCTCCGGCGCACTGCCCGTGGCCGAGTGGCAGACCCCGGTCTGCGCCGACTGCCCCGGAGTGCTGCACCACGCCTACGTCTCCGGGCGCTGCCCGCACTGCGCCGAGCCCTCGGGCGGCGGCACCTGCGAGGGCTGCGGCGGCTACGTCCCCGCGTCCGCGCTGGTCGACCCGCGCTGCACCCGCTGCGGCGGGCCCGCCACCGGGCTCCGGACCGTACGCGGGCCGGTGCTCCGGCTGGAGGACCACCGCGCCGTGCTGGAGGCCACCTGGATCCGCGGCGTGCTCCCGCCCCGGGTACGGGAGCTGGCCCGGCGGCTGCTGCGGGACGAGCTGCCCACCGTGCCGTTCAGCTACCCCACCGACTGGGGCATCCCGCTGCCCTCCGTCCCCGGCCACCGGATCGACGTCTGGGGGGAGATGGGCCTCGGCTACCTGTACACGGTCGGCCGGCGGCTGGCCCCCCGGGCCACCGGACTCGCCGAGCACGTCGCGGCCTGGCGCGGGGTCGACGCGCTGTGGGCCTTCCTCGGCCTCGACAACGCCTTCTACTACCTGGCCCTGTTCCCGGCGCTGTTCGCGGCGGCCGGGCTGCCGCCGGAGGTCTTCGGCGGCCTCGTGGTCAACGAGTTCTACCGGCTGGACGGCGCCAAGTTCTCCACCAGCCGCAACCACGCCGTCTGGGCGCACGAACTGCTGGACCAGGAGGACCCGGCGGACGTCCGGGCCTTCCTGACCTGGGACCGTCCCTCGCCGCGCCCGACCAACTTCACCTGGGAGCGCTACCGGGCCGCCACCGCCGCCTGGGCGGCCGGCCGGGCGGCCGCCGCCGAGCCCGACCCGGCCGAACTGGCCCGCGCCGAACACGCCCTGACCCTGGAGCACTTCGACGCCGCCCTGGCCGCCCGCTGCCTCCTGGGCACCGGCGCCGCGGCGGCGGGCGGGGACGGACTGCTGGAGGTCCTCACCGGCGCCGCCGGGGCGGTCGTCCGGTGA
- a CDS encoding cupin domain-containing protein: MQTFAIGDKELTDEYGIQIGRWERYAGTGGLPFNAMWCQVPADSHSVVDSHPEVELAVVVGGSATFTVDGRDTAAPAGTAVLLRPGERHVITAGSEPVRILSIYWLPEDGRPGAEEPGAEEPGAEEPGAEEPGAAEEAPDGR; the protein is encoded by the coding sequence GTGCAGACCTTCGCCATCGGCGACAAAGAACTCACGGACGAGTACGGAATCCAGATCGGACGCTGGGAGCGCTACGCGGGAACCGGCGGCCTCCCGTTCAACGCCATGTGGTGCCAGGTCCCGGCCGACTCGCACAGCGTCGTGGACAGCCACCCCGAGGTGGAGCTGGCGGTCGTGGTCGGCGGCAGCGCGACCTTCACCGTGGACGGCCGGGACACGGCCGCCCCGGCCGGCACCGCGGTGCTGCTGCGGCCGGGGGAGCGGCACGTGATCACCGCCGGCAGCGAGCCGGTGCGGATCCTCAGCATCTACTGGCTGCCGGAGGACGGGCGGCCCGGAGCCGAGGAGCCCGGGGCCGAGGAGCCCGGGGCCGAGGAGCCCGGGGCCGAGGAGCCCGGGGCCGCCGAGGAGGCCCCCGATGGCCGCTGA
- a CDS encoding right-handed parallel beta-helix repeat-containing protein: MPRPRLQRTFAGLATTLALLIAGAGTAAASGPATYYVDCSGGSDTAAGTSPTTAWHSFTRVDATVLRPGDTVRFRGGVTCDGTLAPQGSGTAAQPITLDSYGTGRAQIDGQGATAAILLHNVQGYDLTGLDVTDTGPAPTAGQQRVGVYVLLTDYGTGTHYKLTGLNVHGVNGSDDRYPDPSGGIIFEAGGTAEPTGFAGIDVRNNTVTDVDRTGIGIVSGWQKRSVNPTGPGASFAPNTRVLIAGNQVTDVGGDGIMVFNGEHALVEHNVIDGYNERSTDYNVGAYAWNSDDSVFQYNDVSHGVYPAMAFDFEGADTGTVYQYNLSHDNGGGALFSCPSEGTTSSGGIFRYNISQNDVGPGYLGVITLLCGDEPGTQIYNNTFYDPTTPNMVESSGASTFRITDNIFVGQPGGSALADTANTYAYNAYQDITGSGSVDPHAVLANPLLVAPGTATSRTDAGGYRLGTGSAALGAGTPIAGNGGRDYFGNPIPATDPNLGAYQGGAVASRTH, encoded by the coding sequence ATGCCAAGACCGAGGCTCCAGCGTACGTTCGCCGGGCTGGCCACCACCCTCGCACTGCTGATCGCAGGCGCCGGCACCGCAGCCGCGAGCGGCCCCGCGACGTACTACGTCGACTGCTCAGGGGGCAGCGACACCGCGGCGGGGACCAGCCCGACGACCGCCTGGCACAGCTTCACCCGGGTCGACGCGACGGTGCTCCGGCCCGGCGACACGGTGCGCTTCCGCGGCGGCGTCACCTGCGACGGCACGCTGGCGCCGCAGGGGTCGGGGACGGCGGCGCAGCCGATCACCCTCGACTCCTACGGCACGGGCAGGGCGCAGATCGACGGCCAGGGCGCCACCGCCGCCATCCTGCTGCACAACGTCCAGGGCTACGACCTGACCGGCCTCGACGTCACGGACACCGGCCCGGCCCCGACCGCCGGACAGCAGCGGGTCGGGGTGTACGTGCTGCTCACGGACTACGGAACCGGGACGCACTACAAGCTGACCGGACTGAACGTGCACGGGGTCAACGGCAGCGACGACCGCTACCCGGACCCGAGCGGCGGCATCATCTTCGAGGCGGGCGGCACCGCCGAGCCGACCGGCTTCGCCGGGATCGACGTCCGGAACAACACCGTGACGGACGTCGACCGCACCGGCATCGGGATCGTCTCCGGCTGGCAGAAACGATCCGTCAACCCCACCGGCCCGGGCGCCTCGTTCGCGCCCAACACCCGGGTGCTGATCGCGGGCAACCAGGTCACCGACGTCGGCGGCGACGGGATCATGGTGTTCAACGGCGAGCACGCGCTGGTGGAGCACAACGTCATCGACGGCTACAACGAGCGCTCCACCGACTACAACGTCGGTGCGTACGCCTGGAACTCGGACGACAGCGTGTTCCAGTACAACGACGTCTCCCACGGCGTCTACCCGGCCATGGCCTTCGACTTCGAGGGTGCCGACACCGGCACCGTCTACCAGTACAACCTGTCCCACGACAACGGCGGCGGGGCCCTGTTCAGCTGCCCGTCCGAGGGCACCACGTCCAGCGGCGGCATCTTCCGCTACAACATCAGCCAGAACGACGTCGGCCCCGGCTACCTCGGGGTGATCACCCTGCTGTGCGGGGACGAGCCCGGCACGCAGATCTACAACAACACCTTCTACGACCCCACCACGCCCAACATGGTGGAGTCCTCGGGCGCCTCCACCTTCCGGATCACCGACAACATCTTCGTCGGCCAGCCCGGCGGCTCGGCGCTCGCCGACACCGCCAACACCTACGCCTACAACGCCTACCAGGACATCACCGGCTCCGGCTCGGTCGACCCGCACGCGGTGCTGGCCAATCCGCTGCTGGTCGCGCCGGGCACGGCGACCTCGCGCACGGACGCCGGGGGCTACCGCCTCGGCACCGGCTCGGCGGCGCTCGGCGCCGGCACCCCGATCGCCGGGAACGGGGGCCGCGACTACTTCGGCAACCCGATCCCGGCCACCGACCCCAACCTCGGCGCCTACCAGGGCGGCGCCGTCGCGTCCCGAACGCACTGA
- a CDS encoding MMPL family transporter — MTRKQPAGTGRRLRWLVPLLLIVAWLVIGSGTGSYEGKLGSVATNDGAAYLPGSAESVKAAQLQSGFSDDKTYPAVVVYQRASGITAADRAAVQADAAAAAKLPQLVGRVSPVTASADGKALTFTVPIVDRSSPLQDAVKALRARVGSHPGLSGHVTGEGGLYADFGGAFSDIDGQLLLVAVGLVILVLLLVYRSPSLPFLVLIGVAFASSIAAAVVYALTDKGWITLTGQSEGVLSVLVVGATTDYSLLLISRYQEELRRHANKYDALAKAWRAVLWPVLASGSTVILAVLCLLVSDLNSNRSMGPVAALGIAASLLAGLTFMPAVLALMGRAAFWPFRPAYGSDERTEHGFWGRVAAFVGRRQRLVWVASGLLLVIAAAFTTQFRASGLALSDSFDRTTDSAVGQTVLSAHFPGGAGTPVFVIAEAAAAPEVVQTLHGIHGITSVAPYTGGSAGAAPKVVDGRVEVDAVLSSTPDGPAAISEVRQLRAAVHRLPGANAEVGGYTATNIDTRDSGTRDLKLVIPLVLLVILIVLVLLLRALVMPLLLVGTVVLSYAATMGVSALVFNHVFDFAGADPSVPLLGFVFLVAFGVDYNIFLMHRVREESLSLGTRHGTLVALRVTGGVITSAGVVLAATFAALSVVPMVSMAQQAFIVAFGVLLDTVLVRSLLVPALALELDRKIWWPSRTVFGPLGSGGRGPAQRTERPLVG; from the coding sequence ATGACCCGTAAGCAACCAGCAGGAACCGGGCGCCGACTGCGCTGGCTGGTCCCGCTGCTCCTGATCGTCGCGTGGCTGGTGATCGGCAGCGGGACGGGCTCCTACGAGGGCAAGCTCGGCTCGGTGGCCACCAACGACGGCGCGGCCTACCTGCCCGGGAGCGCCGAATCGGTCAAGGCCGCCCAGCTCCAGTCCGGCTTCTCCGACGACAAGACGTACCCCGCGGTCGTGGTCTACCAGCGCGCCTCCGGCATCACCGCCGCGGACCGCGCGGCGGTGCAGGCCGACGCTGCCGCCGCCGCCAAGCTGCCGCAACTCGTGGGCCGGGTCAGCCCGGTGACCGCCTCGGCCGACGGCAAGGCGCTGACGTTCACGGTGCCCATCGTGGACCGCAGCAGCCCGCTCCAGGACGCGGTGAAGGCCCTGCGCGCCCGGGTCGGCAGCCATCCCGGGCTGTCCGGCCACGTCACCGGCGAGGGCGGCCTCTATGCCGACTTCGGCGGCGCGTTCAGCGACATCGACGGCCAACTGCTGCTGGTCGCGGTCGGGTTGGTGATCCTGGTGCTGCTGCTGGTCTACCGCAGCCCCTCGCTGCCGTTCCTGGTGCTGATCGGGGTGGCCTTCGCCAGCAGCATCGCCGCCGCCGTCGTCTACGCCCTCACCGACAAGGGCTGGATCACCCTCACCGGCCAGAGCGAGGGCGTGCTCTCGGTGCTGGTGGTCGGCGCGACCACGGACTACTCGCTGCTGCTGATCAGCCGCTACCAGGAGGAGCTGCGCCGCCACGCCAACAAGTACGACGCACTGGCCAAGGCCTGGCGCGCGGTGCTGTGGCCGGTCCTGGCCTCCGGCTCCACGGTGATCCTGGCCGTGCTCTGCCTGCTCGTCAGCGACCTCAACAGCAACCGCAGCATGGGACCGGTCGCCGCGCTCGGCATCGCCGCCTCGCTGCTGGCCGGGCTCACCTTCATGCCGGCCGTCCTGGCGCTGATGGGGCGCGCCGCGTTCTGGCCGTTCCGCCCGGCCTACGGCAGCGACGAGCGCACCGAGCACGGCTTCTGGGGACGGGTGGCGGCCTTCGTCGGCCGTCGGCAGCGGCTGGTGTGGGTGGCGTCCGGGCTGCTGCTGGTCATCGCGGCGGCGTTCACCACCCAGTTCCGGGCGTCGGGGCTGGCCCTGTCCGACAGCTTCGACCGGACGACCGACAGCGCGGTCGGCCAGACCGTGCTGAGCGCGCACTTCCCCGGCGGCGCGGGCACCCCGGTGTTCGTGATCGCCGAGGCCGCCGCCGCCCCCGAGGTGGTGCAGACCCTGCACGGGATCCACGGCATCACCTCGGTGGCGCCGTACACCGGCGGGAGCGCCGGCGCCGCTCCCAAGGTGGTCGACGGCCGGGTCGAGGTCGACGCGGTGCTGTCGTCGACCCCGGACGGCCCGGCCGCCATCTCGGAGGTGCGGCAGCTGCGGGCCGCGGTGCACCGGCTGCCCGGGGCGAACGCGGAGGTCGGCGGGTACACCGCGACCAACATCGACACCCGGGACTCCGGCACCCGTGACCTCAAGCTGGTCATCCCGCTGGTGCTGCTGGTCATCCTGATCGTGCTGGTGCTGCTGCTGCGGGCGCTGGTCATGCCGCTGCTGCTGGTCGGCACCGTGGTGCTCTCCTACGCCGCCACCATGGGCGTGTCGGCCCTGGTGTTCAACCACGTGTTCGACTTCGCCGGGGCCGACCCGTCGGTCCCGCTGCTGGGATTCGTCTTCCTGGTGGCCTTCGGCGTCGACTACAACATCTTCCTGATGCACCGGGTGCGGGAGGAGTCCCTGTCCCTGGGCACCCGCCACGGCACGCTGGTGGCGCTGCGGGTCACCGGCGGCGTGATCACCTCCGCGGGCGTGGTGCTCGCCGCGACCTTCGCCGCGCTGTCGGTGGTGCCGATGGTCTCCATGGCCCAGCAGGCCTTCATCGTCGCCTTCGGCGTGCTGCTGGACACCGTCCTGGTGCGCTCGCTGCTGGTCCCGGCCCTGGCGCTGGAGCTCGACCGGAAGATCTGGTGGCCGTCCCGGACGGTCTTCGGGCCGCTCGGCTCCGGCGGCCGGGGCCCGGCCCAGCGGACCGAGCGTCCGCTCGTGGGCTGA
- a CDS encoding methyltransferase has protein sequence MTTNAPDIGTAAGILRLGNAFCDAKALLTAVELDLFTHLHGAPGGSATVDEIREGLSLHGRGLRDFLDLLVALKILERSDGRYSNAPGAEAHLVRGSEAYVGGFLFRSSRNLYPAWGRLEEALRSGKQQSGSDFDEVTRNPAILRQFIGSMDAFTNVLGAQLIEAFDWSGHTSVLDVGGARGNLASQIQRAQPHLSAHVFDLPAMEPFAKELKAELGLGDELQFHGGSFFTDPLPSADVVILGHVLHDWDPEQRSALVHKAFDAVRPGGALLVYDRMLDDEPDHAENLVISLDMLLVTDGGSEYPASEIVEYAEHAGFAGTEVTPLGDYDTLVVARKAA, from the coding sequence ATGACGACCAATGCCCCGGACATCGGCACGGCTGCCGGAATCCTCCGGCTCGGGAACGCGTTCTGCGACGCCAAGGCACTGCTGACCGCAGTGGAACTGGACCTGTTCACCCATCTGCACGGGGCCCCGGGCGGATCGGCCACGGTGGACGAGATCCGCGAGGGGCTGTCCCTGCACGGCCGGGGGCTGCGTGACTTCCTCGACCTGCTGGTGGCCCTGAAGATCCTGGAGCGCTCCGACGGCCGCTACAGCAACGCGCCGGGTGCCGAGGCGCACCTGGTCCGGGGCAGCGAAGCCTACGTGGGCGGCTTCCTGTTCCGCTCCAGCCGCAACCTCTACCCCGCCTGGGGGCGGCTGGAGGAGGCGCTGCGCAGCGGCAAGCAGCAGTCCGGCAGCGACTTCGACGAGGTCACCCGGAACCCCGCGATCCTGCGCCAGTTCATCGGCAGCATGGACGCGTTCACCAACGTGCTCGGCGCCCAGCTGATCGAGGCCTTCGACTGGTCCGGCCACACGTCGGTGCTGGACGTCGGCGGCGCCCGGGGCAACCTGGCCTCGCAGATCCAGCGGGCGCAGCCGCACCTCAGCGCCCACGTCTTCGACCTGCCGGCGATGGAGCCCTTCGCCAAGGAGCTGAAGGCGGAGCTGGGCCTGGGCGACGAGCTGCAGTTCCACGGCGGCAGCTTCTTCACCGACCCGCTGCCCTCGGCCGACGTGGTGATCCTCGGCCACGTGCTGCACGACTGGGACCCGGAACAGCGCAGCGCGCTGGTGCACAAGGCGTTCGACGCGGTCCGGCCCGGCGGCGCGCTGCTGGTCTACGACCGGATGCTGGACGACGAGCCGGACCACGCCGAGAACCTGGTGATCAGCCTGGACATGCTGCTGGTGACCGACGGCGGCTCGGAGTACCCCGCGTCGGAGATCGTGGAGTACGCGGAGCACGCCGGCTTCGCCGGCACCGAGGTCACCCCGCTGGGCGACTACGACACCCTGGTGGTCGCCCGCAAGGCGGCCTGA
- a CDS encoding FAD-dependent monooxygenase — MYDVNIPVLIVGGGPVGLSTALFSGRHGIRTMVLEKRDATSTLPRAPGLQARTLELFRAAGIHDEIRALEMGDSHPYFEGGIIQVNTFAEIDDAVVLESPSLDGPTVSPERVMGCGQDRYERVLVDKAREFGADVRFNTQLIEFTQDDEGVTAVAEDLGTGKRFTIRAQYLVGADGAGSKVRRILGVERVGRGTVFNALSIYFRAPELETILKGRRFILCYANVNGTLMGLSRLHGCDPYLAAPIYHPERGEKPEDFTDERCEDIVRTAAGKADLDVEVVAKVPWQGAQLVAERFRADRVFLAGDAAHVHPPAGGFGANTGIHDAHNLAWKLAATLHGWAGESLLDTYGAERRAVGAAMAEQAMVRNRIRHGYATDEDRAAMVDDIIITLGYRYSSSAISSEGTGPVLTPELQLVGEPGTRAPHVWLKRGEETISTIDLFWDSYVLLTDSAGSEWAAAATRTAKELGVPLKTHEVGPESELQPQDRDWHTAYGVGPGGAVLVRPDAIVTWRSAGPAEDPAAVLAEAVARAAGRVPATTAAR, encoded by the coding sequence ATGTATGACGTGAACATCCCTGTGCTGATTGTGGGAGGTGGACCGGTTGGCCTGTCCACTGCCCTCTTCAGTGGGCGCCACGGGATCCGCACGATGGTGCTGGAGAAGCGAGACGCCACCTCCACTCTGCCCCGGGCCCCGGGCCTGCAGGCACGCACCCTGGAGCTGTTCCGGGCGGCCGGCATCCACGACGAGATCCGGGCCCTGGAGATGGGCGACTCCCACCCCTACTTCGAGGGCGGGATCATCCAGGTCAACACCTTCGCCGAGATCGACGACGCGGTCGTCCTGGAGTCGCCCTCGCTGGACGGCCCCACGGTCAGCCCGGAGCGGGTGATGGGCTGCGGCCAGGACCGCTACGAGCGGGTACTGGTCGACAAGGCCCGGGAGTTCGGCGCCGACGTGCGCTTCAACACCCAGCTGATCGAGTTCACCCAGGACGACGAGGGCGTCACCGCCGTCGCCGAGGACCTGGGCACCGGCAAGCGGTTCACCATCCGCGCGCAGTACCTGGTCGGCGCGGACGGCGCGGGCAGCAAGGTGCGCCGGATCCTCGGCGTGGAGCGGGTCGGCCGGGGCACCGTCTTCAACGCCCTCAGCATCTACTTCCGGGCGCCGGAGCTGGAGACCATCCTCAAGGGCCGCCGGTTCATCCTCTGCTACGCCAACGTCAACGGCACCCTGATGGGGCTGTCCCGGCTGCACGGCTGCGACCCGTACCTGGCCGCGCCGATCTACCACCCCGAGCGCGGCGAGAAGCCCGAGGACTTCACCGACGAGCGCTGCGAGGACATCGTGCGCACCGCCGCCGGCAAGGCGGACCTGGACGTCGAGGTGGTCGCCAAGGTGCCCTGGCAGGGGGCGCAGCTGGTCGCCGAGCGGTTCCGCGCCGACCGGGTGTTCCTGGCCGGCGACGCCGCCCACGTGCACCCGCCGGCCGGCGGGTTCGGCGCCAACACCGGCATCCACGACGCGCACAACCTCGCCTGGAAGCTGGCCGCCACGCTGCACGGGTGGGCCGGCGAGTCGCTGCTCGACACCTACGGCGCCGAGCGCCGGGCCGTGGGCGCGGCCATGGCGGAGCAGGCGATGGTGCGCAACCGGATCCGCCACGGCTACGCGACGGACGAGGACCGGGCGGCGATGGTCGACGACATCATCATCACCCTCGGCTACCGCTACTCCTCCTCGGCGATCAGCAGCGAGGGCACCGGTCCGGTGCTCACCCCGGAGCTGCAGCTGGTCGGCGAGCCCGGCACCCGTGCCCCGCACGTGTGGCTGAAGCGCGGCGAGGAGACCATCTCCACGATCGACCTCTTCTGGGACAGCTACGTGCTGCTCACCGACTCCGCCGGATCGGAGTGGGCCGCCGCGGCCACCCGCACCGCCAAGGAGCTCGGGGTGCCGCTGAAGACCCACGAGGTCGGCCCGGAGAGCGAGTTGCAGCCCCAGGACCGCGACTGGCACACGGCCTACGGGGTCGGCCCCGGCGGGGCGGTGCTGGTCCGGCCGGACGCCATCGTCACCTGGCGCAGCGCCGGCCCGGCCGAGGACCCGGCCGCCGTGCTCGCGGAGGCCGTCGCTCGCGCCGCGGGCCGGGTTCCGGCCACCACCGCCGCCCGCTGA
- a CDS encoding cation:proton antiporter → MTTSQVASLFLALAAVLVLARLLGAAARAIGQPAVLGEILSGILVGPTLFHGAVSHLLFPVGVQPFLTALADLGLALFMFLTGAELEHAVVRAQGRAAVGVAAGSVLLPLGLGCLLATDLFQHHRVGSEAAFVLFLGAAMSVTAFPVLARILGDRGMQYTRIGGTALAAAALADVAAWLLLAAVVMVSGGPAQWRLLLLPVYLLVLIGAVRPLLRRLVTARRATVTGADPALLAVVLGGLMLSCWATEWMGLQFIFGAFLFGAVLPRGTSGQAPEAVLKGLGSIGVVFLLPVFFVIAGLKVNLSHLGGESLGELALILLTAVAGKALGAFAGARLQGLPTQEARTMATLMNARGLTELVILSVGLQLGVLDQSLYSLMVVMAVLTTFMTGPILRLVHPDARTEEELRPASEAEHADGLTAAGAGRTAPGA, encoded by the coding sequence ATGACCACGAGCCAGGTAGCGTCCCTCTTCCTCGCCCTAGCCGCGGTGCTGGTGCTGGCCAGGCTGCTGGGCGCGGCCGCGAGAGCCATCGGCCAGCCGGCCGTCCTCGGCGAGATCCTGAGCGGCATCCTGGTGGGGCCGACGCTCTTCCACGGCGCCGTCTCCCACCTGCTGTTCCCGGTCGGGGTGCAGCCCTTCCTCACCGCGCTGGCCGATCTGGGCCTGGCGCTGTTCATGTTCCTCACCGGCGCCGAGCTGGAGCACGCCGTGGTGCGCGCGCAGGGGCGGGCCGCGGTCGGCGTGGCGGCGGGCTCGGTGCTGCTGCCGCTCGGGCTCGGCTGCCTGCTGGCGACCGACCTGTTCCAGCACCACCGGGTGGGCAGCGAGGCCGCCTTCGTGCTGTTCCTGGGCGCGGCCATGTCGGTGACGGCGTTCCCGGTGCTGGCGCGGATCCTCGGCGACCGGGGCATGCAGTACACCAGGATCGGCGGGACCGCGCTGGCCGCCGCCGCCCTCGCGGACGTCGCGGCCTGGCTGCTGCTGGCGGCCGTGGTCATGGTCTCCGGCGGCCCCGCGCAGTGGCGGCTGCTGCTTCTGCCGGTCTACCTGCTGGTGCTGATCGGCGCGGTCCGGCCGCTGCTGCGCCGACTGGTCACCGCCCGCAGGGCCACCGTGACCGGAGCCGACCCGGCCCTGCTCGCGGTGGTCCTGGGCGGCCTGATGCTGTCCTGCTGGGCCACGGAGTGGATGGGCCTGCAGTTCATCTTCGGCGCGTTCCTGTTCGGCGCCGTGCTGCCGCGCGGCACCTCCGGACAGGCCCCGGAGGCCGTCCTCAAGGGCCTGGGCAGCATCGGCGTGGTGTTCCTGCTGCCGGTCTTCTTCGTCATCGCGGGCCTCAAGGTCAACCTGTCCCACCTCGGCGGGGAGTCGCTCGGCGAGCTGGCGCTGATCCTGCTGACGGCCGTCGCCGGGAAGGCCCTGGGCGCGTTCGCCGGAGCCCGGCTGCAGGGCCTGCCGACGCAGGAGGCCAGGACCATGGCCACGCTGATGAACGCCCGCGGCCTGACCGAGCTGGTCATCCTCTCGGTGGGCCTGCAACTGGGCGTCCTGGACCAGTCCCTGTACTCGCTGATGGTCGTCATGGCGGTGCTGACCACCTTCATGACCGGACCGATCCTGCGCCTGGTGCACCCGGACGCGAGGACCGAGGAGGAGCTGCGGCCGGCCTCCGAGGCGGAGCACGCGGACGGCCTGACCGCCGCAGGGGCCGGCCGTACCGCGCCCGGCGCCTGA
- a CDS encoding LLM class flavin-dependent oxidoreductase, with amino-acid sequence MEIGVGLPTTVPDKDGTTLPQWARLAEQYGFASLGVLDRLVYDNYESLVSLAAAAAVTERIRLASTILIAGYRNGGALLAKQAATVDAISGGRLVLGVAAGGREDDYAATGAEYLGRGKLLDQLLTELRETWDGAGPVPGIGPRPVRDGRIPLLVGGHSAAAMRRSARFGTGWIAGGSSVTAYAELVRRAKQAWTDEGRTDRPRMVSLVYACLGPDAGRVAGGYLRGYYSFVSAKAERTATGVLTDAQQIRDAAQAYAEAGCDELILLPCSAELEQLRLLADAAL; translated from the coding sequence ATGGAGATCGGAGTGGGCCTGCCCACCACCGTCCCGGACAAGGACGGGACGACCCTGCCGCAGTGGGCGCGGCTGGCCGAGCAGTACGGCTTCGCCAGCCTGGGCGTCCTGGACCGGCTGGTGTACGACAACTACGAGTCGCTGGTGTCGCTGGCGGCCGCGGCGGCGGTGACCGAGCGGATACGGCTGGCCAGCACCATCCTGATCGCCGGGTACCGGAACGGCGGCGCGCTGCTCGCCAAGCAGGCGGCCACCGTCGACGCGATCTCCGGCGGCCGTTTGGTGCTCGGCGTCGCCGCCGGCGGCCGGGAGGACGACTACGCGGCGACCGGCGCGGAGTACCTCGGCCGGGGCAAGCTGCTCGACCAGCTGCTGACGGAGCTGCGGGAGACCTGGGACGGCGCGGGCCCGGTCCCCGGCATCGGCCCGCGTCCGGTCCGCGACGGCCGCATCCCGCTGCTGGTCGGCGGCCACTCGGCGGCCGCGATGCGGCGCTCGGCCAGGTTCGGCACCGGCTGGATCGCCGGCGGCAGCTCGGTCACCGCCTACGCGGAGCTGGTCCGCCGGGCGAAGCAGGCCTGGACCGACGAGGGGCGCACCGACCGGCCGCGGATGGTCTCGCTGGTCTACGCCTGCCTCGGCCCGGACGCCGGGCGGGTGGCGGGCGGCTACCTCCGCGGCTACTACTCGTTCGTCAGCGCCAAGGCCGAGCGGACCGCGACCGGCGTCCTCACCGACGCCCAGCAGATCCGGGACGCCGCCCAGGCCTACGCGGAGGCCGGCTGCGACGAGCTGATCCTGCTGCCCTGCTCGGCGGAGCTGGAGCAGCTCCGGCTGCTGGCGGACGCGGCGCTGTGA